TCCCTTCGCCCAGGAGAAGGGGCGCGACGAAGACGACGTATCGGTCGATCGCGCCCTCCGCCGCGAGCCAGCCCGCGATCCGCCCGCCCCCCTCGACCAGGAGGGACGTCACGCCTTCCGACCCGAGGGCGGCCAGGAAATCGCGCGCGCGCACGATCCCGCCGCGCGCCGGGAGCCGGAGCACCCGTCCCCCCGCACCCCGCACAGCGCGCACATCGCGTTCCGGGATACCGTTCGGGCAGGCGACGATCACCTCGCCTCCCGGCTCGCGAAAGATCTTCCCGCGCGCAAGCTCCGCGGGATGCGACGTGAGAACCACCCTCCGGGGGTCATGCCCCCCGGGGACACGGGCGGTCAGGAGCGGATCGTCCCGGCGCGCCGTTTCGCCCCACGTCGTTGCGGAACTGGCGGATGGCCTCCAGGAAGGGCAGGCTCTCGATGTCGCCCACGGTGCCGCCGATCTCGATG
Above is a window of Candidatus Deferrimicrobium sp. DNA encoding:
- a CDS encoding RibD family protein; translated protein: MTARVPGGHDPRRVVLTSHPAELARGKIFREPGGEVIVACPNGIPERDVRAVRGAGGRVLRLPARGGIVRARDFLAALGSEGVTSLLVEGGGRIAGWLAAEGAIDRYVVFVAPLLLGEGIRAVSDWASRTPSSGKRLAFTSVRRVGPDLEITAEPVPAEASARRRGSPERRSLVRNRRKPRAG